The region TGACAAAGAGAGGAAATGGCGAGTAAGCAAGAAAGAACGACATCAGCACGACATATGCAAAACGAGTCACACCGACGACCAATGAGGTTGTCTCGCTTTACTGTGAcggaaaacgctgaccaatgagaggtaagTTCGGCTGCACGTTGGCACAGCCACCTTGCGTCAGCtgactcgcctctcattggtcagtgtttttcattaatagctcgtaaacaaagccgcggattgcatttgcgctaaggaaaaagttacttcaaacgatctcGGGAACCTCTCACTTCCCGGAAGTAACatgattttgggacactctataTAATGATTGAGACAATGTACGCTAtaaatacatttctattttcttctttattatcgCTTCGCACGAAGAGGTTCAGATATGTACAGAAGAATTTCGCAATTGAATTGCACCTCTATTTTCTTTATTGTCATTTCAGCGAAAGTATGCAAAAGAAGTCCAATACggaaaattttaatataacatattttaattacatttgtATATAAATGTTTTGCGATAcagatatatattatacaaagcTATTCATGTGAAATTCCAATGATACAAATTGTGCTACAAAATAAGgtaaaagaaaaagtaaacTCGCTTCATACAATTAAGAACAAATCATAGAATCTTTAATTAAACCATATGCGTTATAGCTAATTCATGAAGCACGACGTCTCCAGATATTTTGAGGGTGTCGATGAGACTTGGTTCGGATCTGTGTTTGAATTCACCAATCATTTTGTCGCCAAGCCATATTGAGTATGCGTCGCATTCGCAACGAATCCTGTTGAATCAAAACGAACGGTCAACATCTTTGAAAGTATCATATTTTTCGACGGATTCGTATGAAGTTAACGAAACAGACGTTAGCAGGAAATTACGACCGGGCATCCATGATAAATGTCCATGATGTCTTTCTTCGTGTCCCCAAGATCCATTTGACCAACAGTTCATTACGACGTAGGGCGCGTTGCTACCGTATAAAAAGCGCGGATTCAAATGTAAAGCAATCGTGGGATGAGGATAGATCATTTTTCCTTTTTGCAGATTTACGTAAAatctgtaaaataaaaatccaagaatgttaatcattttttaaaacatataactattattgctaatttaaatatactaattaataattaatttaaatatacaggatgtcccaaaaatgtctcgcaatccgaaagtggcgggttcctcgggtcattcgaagctactttttcctttacaaaaattttctctgaggcaccgttaacgagttattaacgaaaaacagtgaccaatgagaggcgagctcggctggcgcgaggcgaccgagccaatgagcggaactgggcttcgcgcgctggttggctgggccgccttgcgtcagccgtactcgattcttattggcgcactgtttttcgttaataactcgttaacggtgcctcggagaacatttttgtaaaggaagaagttgcttcaaatgatccgaggaacccgccatttccggattgcgagacatttttgggacaccctgtatatatatatatattaagtatACATATATCGATTAAACTGAAAACTTACGAATGAGGAAGAAGTTTTAATCTTCCAGCTATAAATAATCTAGTTCCTATCTTGAATTCACCTCCAAGATCCACAGTAATTGGCATATTCTGTGCAGATAGTACACATATAAatcttaatttaataaaaaaataataataaaataataaataataaaattattattaaataaataataaaataataaaaaagaacatACGAGAAGCTCGATGAGCGGTTTGTCGGCTTTCAAACTCAAAGAAGTGCTCGATTTGCATATCTTTGAATCAGGATATACGAATAACTCAAGCTGTCGATATCTGGTGTCTTCCAGTGATCCAGTTATTTCGAGGCTCACTATGTCATCTAAAGACATTCTGTATGAAAAcgcacaaaaatgttctccattTATCGCAAtctataaaaataattcccttttagatatatatatatatgtgcatTTTTAAAGTTATAGCGGAATCAGATATTTAATGAAACGTTTGCCTGAAATGCGTTGGTCGTGCAAAATATTAAAATGTGTATATAACAGTTGTGTCGAAAGGTTAAATGACTAGCAGGAGAACATGTTTCCTCCTCCTCCCACGTTCCTTTGTATTTCGTATTTCGTACAACATATCCTCTGTCCAAACGGGGATTGAAATGCAACGCAACATTACCCGTTGTTTTGCATAATAAATTTACTGAAAACCTACAATGTTTTACATAGTAATTAAAATGTACAAGCACCGTGTTGTCTTGATTAAGCCAGATATAATCACCTTAATACATTTGGCGGTATATAACCTGTAATTACTATGGCCGACGATGGTTTAAGAGGCCTCAAtggaaatggtttagattcattcTGGAACAGAATACTTTTTCCTACATCACCAACGGATATGATATTGTCCTTTAGAATGtctaagtataatatatttcaactaaaaaataaataaaaaaatgcttTCACTATCGAGGACGAAGTATGAACAGATAAATGTAAACAAAAGATAATGTAAACAATCATCTAAATATTTTGCAGGTGTGAAAAAGTAGGATTCACTAATTGattgattaaatattaataataaaaatataacaaaaaaaaTGTGCGCACATCGA is a window of Megalopta genalis isolate 19385.01 unplaced genomic scaffold, iyMegGena1_principal scaffold0100, whole genome shotgun sequence DNA encoding:
- the LOC117219056 gene encoding galectin-8 isoform X1, yielding MSVHQDEIVLQRRENARREFSFVDEDTIPINESKPFPLRPLKPSSAIVITGYIPPNVLRFSVNLLCKTTGNVALHFNPRLDRGYVVRNTKYKGTWEEEETCSPASHLTFRHNCYIHILIFCTTNAFQIAINGEHFCAFSYRMSLDDIVSLEITGSLEDTRYRQLELFVYPDSKICKSSTSLSLKADKPLIELLNMPITVDLGGEFKIGTRLFIAGRLKLLPHSFYVNLQKGKMIYPHPTIALHLNPRFLYGSNAPYVVMNCWSNGSWGHEERHHGHLSWMPGRNFLLTIRCECDAYSIWLGDKMIGEFKHRSEPSLIDTLKISGDVVLHELAITHMV
- the LOC117219056 gene encoding galectin-8 isoform X2; this translates as MSRIRIKTLTSFYNESKPFPLRPLKPSSAIVITGYIPPNVLRFSVNLLCKTTGNVALHFNPRLDRGYVVRNTKYKGTWEEEETCSPASHLTFRHNCYIHILIFCTTNAFQIAINGEHFCAFSYRMSLDDIVSLEITGSLEDTRYRQLELFVYPDSKICKSSTSLSLKADKPLIELLNMPITVDLGGEFKIGTRLFIAGRLKLLPHSFYVNLQKGKMIYPHPTIALHLNPRFLYGSNAPYVVMNCWSNGSWGHEERHHGHLSWMPGRNFLLTIRCECDAYSIWLGDKMIGEFKHRSEPSLIDTLKISGDVVLHELAITHMV